GTGTGGGGGAGGGGAGCCGGCCGAGCCCCATGGCTGCGACATCGCCGCCGCGCTCGACATTCACGCCGAAGGCCATCGCCTTCGGTCCCTGCACCGCGAGGCGGGAGCATCCCCGGCGGGAGAGGTCACGTCCTCAGGACGCCACGGGCAGGCGGATCTCGAACCGGCATCCAGGGCCCTCGTTCACGGCGGAGACGCTGCCGTCGTGCGCGGCCACCAGGCCCTGGGTGATCGCCAGTCCCAGACCTGCTCCCCCGTCCCTCGTCGGCGTGCGGGCCTTCTCGCCGATGAAAGCGACATCGAAGACCCTGGGCAGATCCTCTTCGGGGATCCCGCCACAGGCGTCGGTAACCGTCAGGCAGGCCAGCCCACCCTCTACGGAGACGTTCACGGCGACTGTTCCCCCCGTAGGGGTGTGCCTGATGCCGTTCACCACCAGGTTGCGCAGCGCTCTGCCCAGCGCGCCCGCGTCAGCCGACACCGCCACCACCGCCGGCGTGGCGCACAGCCGCACACCCTTCTCCACCGCCAGCGCCTCCACTCCGGCCACCGTGTCCGCCACCAGATCGCCCAGCCCGATCATGGACTTGTTCAGCCGCAGCGAGCCCGCGTGGATGCGTGAGAGCTCGAAAAGGTCGTCCACCATCGCCGACAGGCGCTCCACCTCCAGCCTGATCTGGGTGGGATACCGGCGAGCGTCGCCGACGCCGTCCTCCAGCGCCTCGGCCATAGCCCTCATCCCCGCCAGCGGGGTCCGCAGGTCATGGCTCACCCAGGCGACCAGCTCCCGCCGCGCCCCCTCAAGCGCCCGCTCCCGCGCGTACGACTCCTCCAGGGTGCTGGCGATGGCCCGCAGTTCGGCGGGCAGCCCCTGCGGCGCGACGAAGGAGGGTTCGCGCACCGCCGCCGCCAGCCGCCTGCTCGCCGCCACGATCTGCCTGGCCAGTACGAACGCCACGCCGAGGCCCACGAGCCCGCCCACCGCCACCACGCTGAGCACGAGGTCCCTCGCGGCGCCGTCGATGACCATCCTCATGGTGATCGCCGCGACGCCCGCCACCGTCGCCAGCACCGCGACCGCCACGACGACGGCGAGCATGACGCCGATCGACCGGGTGCGCAGCCGCCACATCAGCGCGAGACCGGCCGCCGCCACCACCACGCCGAGCCCGGCGGTGACGGTCACGATCTCGAGAAGGGTCATGACAGCGGCTCGTACCTGTAGCCGACCCCCCAGACCGTGACGATCCTGCGCGGCACGGTGGGGTCGGGCTCGACCTTCTCCCTCAGCCGCCGCACGTGCACGGTCACCGTGGAGGAGTCGCCGAACGACCATCCCCACACCTGGTCGAGCAGGGCCGCCCGGCTGAAGGCCTGGCGGGGGTTGCGCATCAGGTAGGCCAGCAGATCGAACTCGCGGGCGGTGAGGAGGATCTCCTTGTCGCCGAGCCGTACCTCGTGAGCGCCCACGTCCACGACCAGGTCGGCGTCGCGCAGCACCCCGCTGCCGCCGGTGACCGAGGCGCCGCGCGCCCTCCGCAGCACCGACTGCACGCGCAGCGCCAGCTCGCGAGGGCTGAACGGCTTGGTCACGTAGTCGTCGGCGCCGGTCTCGAGGCCGACCACGCGGTCGATCTCCTCGCCGAGCGCGGTGAGCATGATCACCGGTACCGGCCAGCGCTCCCTGAGCTTCTTGCACACCTGGAGGCCGTCGACCTTGGGCAGCATGAGGTCGAGCACCATCAGGTCGGGCGGGTCGGCCAGCGCCCTGCGCAGCGCCTCGGCCCCGTCGCCCACGCAGTCGACCTGGTGGCCGTCGCGTTCGAGATAGCGCGCCACCACCTCGGCGACGGTCGGGTCGTCGTCGACGACCAGGATGCGGGTGCTCACTCAGCCACGGTACGGCTAATCCCCTCGCGGACGCATGGTCCAGGACGTACGGTAGCCCCATGGGTCGAATGGTCATGCTCGTCGCAGGCGCCCTGCTGGCGCTCTGGGTGCTCTTCGCGTTCGTCGTGCCCATGATCATGGGCTTGCTGAAGCTCGCGCTGATCGTGGGCGTGATCGCGGTGATCGTCTTCATCGCCGTCTCCCTGGTGGGCAGGACGGCCAGGTAAGTGTTCCAACTCGTGCTGGCGGATCCCGCCGGCCTGGTGCTGATCGCCGGGCTGGTGCTGATCCTGCTCGCCGTCTGGGCGAGCGGCGTGCTGCTCGCCCAGCGGGGCGGCACGCCGTCCTTCCCCATGGCCTACGCCAGGAAGACGGCGTTCCTGCGCCAGCGCGATCCCGACGCGGCGGGCAGACCGCGCCCCAGAGCTCCGTCATCGCACTCCTTCTAGAAACGAAGACCTTTCTATGAGGAGTTGTGATGATCGATTCTTTTGTCATGTTCATCACCGGCTTCGGCGGTAACACCGCGCTGGTGATCGTGCTGTTCACGCTGGCCGTACGGCTGCTGCTACTCCCGCTCAGCATCAAGCAGGCGCGCGCCGCCAAGATCCGCATGCGGCTGGCGCCGCGCCTGCAGGAGCTGCAGAAGCGCCACAGCCGCAATCCCGAGCGGCTGAGCAAGGAGATGTCGGCCCTCTACGCCAAGGAAGGCACCTCGCCGTTCGCGGGCTTCGGTCCCGCGCTGGCGCAGATGCCGTTCCTGTGGTTGATGTATCAGGTCGCCACCCACCCCCTGATCGGAACGGACCTGCTCGGCCGGCACCTGGCCGCCGTGGTCGCGCAGTACGGCCTCATCAGCTGGCCGGTGCTGGCTTTCGCCGGCGTCATCGTGGCGATCGCGCTGATCGCCTGGTACACCTCCCGCAGAATGGAGGCAGGACAGCTCAAGATCCTCAAACTGCTGCCCTACGGCACAGTGATCGCCGCTGCCGTGCTACCGCTGGCCGCGGGGATCTATCTGCTGGTCTCGACCGCATGGACGGCCGGCGAGCGCCGGGTGCTCTACCCGGCTTCCTTGAGCGCGGCGACCTGACCGTTGGCGTGCTGACCGTTGGCGTGCGGGGCGGGGAGCACGGCCCATACCGTGGTCGTCTCCCCGTCGTGCCGGACGCCCCAGCTCTCCGCGACGTATTCGACAATGCCGAGGCCGCGCCCGCCGAGTGACGACATCGTGGGACGGCCCGCACGCGGCTCGGTCGCCGCGCCTCCGTCACTCACCGCCACCTCGACATGATCATCGCTCCACAGCCACGCCACCCTGACCATGCCAGAGGTCAGCGGACGCGCATGCCGTAGCGCGTTGCTCAGCAGCTCGCTCACCACCAGGACCGCATCATCGATCGCGGTGGTGTAGACCCCCCACTCCTGCAGGTCAGTGCAGAGACGCTGGCGCGCGACGGCGACGCTGGACAGTGCGTACGGCAACATCACGACGCTCGACACACCCACCTCCCCGCTCCCATGTCCCCCCAGGGAACGCCCCCGGATACGACCGAAATGCCCCGTTACACAGTCCCAGAAACCGTGTCTCGATCACAGCTTGTACACATTGGACGATAGATCAGCGCATCCGTGACCGGCTCGTTACCGGCCCGGTGTGTCGTCCGCGATAGTGAGAGCAAGTCGCATCCGAGTGCCTCCACCTGGGCGGGGATGGGCGGTGACCTCGCCGCCCTGAGCCCTGACCAGACTGCGCACGATGTAGAGCCCGAGCCCCACACCGCCGAATCTGCGCCGGTCACCGCTGTCGACCTGGACGAAACGCTCGAATATTCGGTCACGGTCATCCGCGGCGATGCCGACACCTTCGTCGTCCACCACCACGATCACGTGCCGTTGCTCCGCCCACGCCTCGACACTGATCAGCCCGCCGTTGGGTGAGTACTTGAAGGCGTTCTCGAGCAGCTGCCCGAGCACGATGTCGGTGGCCAGCGCGTCACCCCGCACGTCGGGCAGCCCGTCGGGGATGACCACCTCGACCCGGTGCCTGTCGGACAGCACGGGCAGGCCCAGCGTGGCCGCGCGCACCCGCTCGGACAGGTTGAAGGTCTCGACGCGGACCGCGAGCTCCTCGGCGCCCGCGCGGGCGCCGAGCAGCAGGTGATCCATGAGCTGCCCGAGCGATCTGGCCCGCTCGGCGATCGTGTGGACGGCGGAGCGGCGTTCCGGATCGGTCAGCTTGTCCCAGCGCGAGTCGAGCGTGCTGGCGAACCCGCGCACGATCGTGATCGGTGTGCGAAGTTCGTGGCTGGTCGTGGCCAGGAACAGATCCTTGGCCTCCTCCAGTTCCTTGGCCGTGGTGATGTCGCGGAAGTCGACGACGATCTCCCCCGTCTCCTCGATCTTGGCGCTGACCACGTCGAGCCAGCGCCCGTTGGCCAGCTGGAAGGTGAGCTTCTCGCCGGGCTCGGGCAGCGGGAAGGGCGGCGGCCCGCCGATGACCTCGTCGACGGGGATACCGGTGAGCTCACCGGCTGCGGGGTTCCACTGGACCACCCTGCCGGGCTCGTCGAGCACCGCGATGCCGTCGGCGCTGGCGTCGAAGACGGCCCGCTCGTGCGCCCGCTGCCGCAGCGCCTCCTGGTAGGCCATGGCGTTGCCCACCGCGATGCCCGCGTGCCCGGCCAGCAGCTCGAGCAGCTCGAGCTCGACATGGCCGGGCTTCCGCTTGGCGAACAGCGCGTAGAGCGCGCCGTAGGGACGGCCGCCCACCGCGGCCAGTCCGAGCGCGATCGTGTGCAGGCCGGGCAGCTCCGCCCAGACCAGGTCGTCGAGGCCGCTCGACTCCAGCATGACGGTCTTGCCCGTGCGCATGAGCTTGCCGACCAGGCTGCTGCGCAGGTCGGAGGTGGCGTTCCTGAGCGTCTCGGGCAGTTGGTAGGCGCTGACCAGCCTCAGCCGTTCGTCCTCGATGAGCACGAATCCGCCCGCGTCGGCCCCCGTCAGCTCGGTGAGGCTGGCCGCGATGCGGTCGAGCACGGCGGGCAGCTCCAGCTCGGCGTTGATGTCGCCCACGACGTCGGTGAGCCTGCGCACCAGCCTGGCCCGGTGCGCGCCCCTGTCCCTGGCGACGAGGTCGTCCTCAGGCAGATGGTGGACGTGCACGTAGCCGATCACGGCCGTGCCCTGGAGCAGCGCGCTGGTGTCGACCCGCACGTCGAGAACCGTGCCGTCCCTGTGGAAACGCTTGGTGCGCAGCGAGACCTCGCCGCCGGTGCGCACCCTTTCGAGCACCGCGTTGTGCTCGGCGGTCAGCTCGCCAGGGACGATCGGCGCGCGCCGCCCGACCATCTCCTCGGTGCTCCATCCGAACAACCGCTCCGCCGCTGGGTTCCAGACCAGCACGGTCTGGTCCCTGTCGAGCACGACGACCGCGTTGGGGGCGCTGGAGAGGACGGCAGCGGCGATCTCCTCGTCACCCACGCTTCCATACTGCCCGTGGCGCGCCTGCTCCGTAGGCGGATCCGTCCGATACGCTGCGGGTTATGTCGGCCGGCGACCTCGAAGCCCTGCTGAGGGTCACCTCAGCCACCTATCGTGCTGGGCGGTCGCCTGACGTGGCCGTCGGCACCTACGAAGGCGCGCTCGGCAGGCTGGTGCTCGCGGTCACCGGCAAGGGCGTGGTCGCCTGCAGCTTCGAGGACGAGCACACGATCGTCGAGCGGCTGACGCGCGTGGTGGGCGGACTCGTCGGTCCTGACGCGCGCCGCCTCGACCCGGTGCGCCGCGAGCTCGACGCCTACTTCTCCCGGCGCCTGCGCGCCTTCACCACCCCCGTCGACCTGCAGCTGGCCACGCCGTTCGCGCGCACGTTGCTGCAGATGACCATGGCTGTGCCGTACGGCACCAGCACCACCACCGCCGACCTCGGGGCGCGCATCGGACGGCCACAGGCGCTGCGCGCGGTGGGCAACGCGCTGAACGCGAACCCGGTGTGCGTGATCGTGCCATGCCACCGGGTCCGCGACCGCGAGAGCTATCCGGGCGGGGCGACCGCCCTTGAGCGCCTGCTGAGGATCGAGGGTTAGCGCCTGCTTCGCCGTACGAGGCCGATGGCCAGGGTGATCAGGCCCGCCACCAGGAACGCGCCCACGGCCGCGCTCATCCACGGCTGCCTGGTGAAGCCCAGCGCCGTGCGCGCGCCGTCCCAGATCGCCGCCCACCAGCTGATCGTCGAGGGCGCGGCCAGCAGCCACCAGGTGACGAAGCCCAGCGCCCACGGCGCGACCATCGGCCAGCGCGAGGGGGCGTTCTCGCTGGTGTTCCAGGTCTTGCCGCGGCCGAGCAGGAAGTAGTCGACCACGAGAACGCCCAGCATCGGCACGAAGACGGCGCCGATGATGCTGAGGAAGGCGCTGTAGGAGTTGACGTCGACGAGCAGCGCCACGCCGATGGTCAGCACGCCGATCGCGACCGAGAAGAGGCGCCGGTCCACCCGGGGCATGAGGTTCTGCAGGGACATGGCGGTGGAGTAGACGTTCGCGAAGGACTGGTCGGTCTCGCGCAGCACCAGGATCCCGAAGAAGAGCGCGCCCAGCGGAGCGGCCACGAACGGTCCGAACACCGTGGTCGGGTCGTTGAGCACGGCGTCGTGCCCGGCGATCGCCACCGCGTACACACCGATGGCCAGGCAGGCGACCTGCGCGATCGTGTAACCGCCGACGACGCCGGTGAAGGCGGCGCGGCTGCTGCGCGAGTGCCTGGCGTAGTCGGCGGCCACCGGTACCCACGACACCGACAGCGCGATCACGAAGTCGACGGCGGGGGCGAAGGCGTCCCACGTGCCGCCGGTCTGCGCGGGGGCCTCCCGCAGGAAGACGACGGCGAACCAGACGGTCGAGATGATCACGCCGATCGTGACGACGCGCCTGATCAGCCTGATCGCGCCGAGCGGGTAGATCGTCAGACCGGTGGTGATCGCCCCGGCGAGGAGCACCCAGACCGCGTACGGCACGGCGTCGCCGAAGATGGCCTGCGCGCCCATCGAGATGACCCACAGCTCGAAGGCGCCCCACCCGAGCATCTGAATGATGTTGAGCACGGTCGGGACATACGAGAGCCTGGCCCCGAACAGCCCTCTGAGCAGCACCATCGCGGGCTGGCCGGTCTGCGCGCCGGGGATGGCGGCCAGGCCCACCATGGCGGTGCCGACGAGGCTGCCGACGACGGTCGCGGTGACCGCGGCGGTCATGGACAGCGGGTTGTCGTCGAGGAGCGGGTTGATGAGGAACAGCGCGAAGGAGAAACCGAGAAGGCTGACGCCGAGATTGGCCCAGAAGGCGCCCTGGTCGAGGACACCGAGCGTCTTGGGCGCAGCCTCGTCGAGGGTCAGGGGGACTTCTGCACGCTTGGGGTCGATGACATGCGTCATCACACGCTCCCTACGCCGGCATTACCCGGACAGGTTCATGCGGTCGGCAACGGCAGTTGCCCTCTCAGCCCGGTTGCCCCGAGCTCCCGCGGTTTGGACTTGTGAGTGCGGCCGGGGTCTGCCCAGCTCGCGCCCCAATAATGCACTATTCGTCCGTCTTCAACCACCCCACGGCTCTTCACGCTATGTCTCGCACTGGCGTCGGCGGACGTCCACCGACGTACAGCTACGTGCGCGGCGGTAGCTGTACTTTCCAGCCTTACGATCCGCGACTGCATCGCCCTACTGGAGAGCGAGGCCGCGTGATGGCCAAAAGACGCGCGCGAACACGCGCCAACGGCGAAGGGACCATCTCCAGGACGAGGCGCGGCGTGGACCTGCGGCCACGAAGACTCCCACGTTGGAGGCACGAGCCGTCTACTGGCTCAAGGAGGTTGTCATAGGGCCCAACCATGCGCTGCTGACCGTGGTGACCTACGAGACATATCCGCGGCGGCGTACATCGAACAACAGCGCCGACCGATCTGACGGCGCCATCCCCTGACGGGGACCGCATTCAAGGCAGAGGCCTGCTGTGGACCTTCGGTAAGGACGCCTCCCATTTCACAACCCCATGCATGGTGACCCTCCTCAGGCCGACTCGGGAAGCGCCTGGATGGGTCCGAACGAGTCGGAGAAGGCGCGGAAGGTCGGGCATGGCCAGCGCCACATGCAGCTGCGACATCTCAGGATCGGATGGGTGGGATCACTGGTGATGCCGCCGGCGTCGCGCGGCTGGTGCAGGTCAAGGAGGCGCAGGCCGAGCTCCGTGAACGCGAGCAGGTCGTCGCGGGCGTCGGTGAGGAAGTCGAGGTCCTCGGTCGACAGCCGCGTGCGGACGGGAACGAACCCGTCGTGGTTGACCAGCCCCCGAAGGCGCGCGGTCTCCTCGCGCCATGAAGCGGCCTTCTCCGTGCGGACCAGCATGGCCTCCAGGTGTTCACGTAGTCGCTGGCGGATGGGGTCCTCGTAATGGTCATCGTTCATCGACTGCTCCCGCGGCGGCCCGGGGCACGCAGGCCGGAGACGAGTCGTGAGCGAGTGGGTTGCATGGCGTCCTCTCCCTGAGATGCAGGCGCCGGGGCAGGGGTGCGGAGGACCTCCAAGCCGGGTATCCCTGCCGGTCAGGAATGCTGACGCGACAGGCATGGAAGCCGTTATCACCTCACCCCTCTCCGGTCCTTGCCGGTTTCACACTGTCAAGCTTCGCGTACTCTGCGTTTTCATGGGGCCGAAACGGGGGACAAAAACCAGACCGCCCCCTATCGGCGTGAGAACGTGACCCGGAGCCCCGACGCCGCTAGCCTGCCCATGTGGAGCTCAAGGTCTCGACTCGATCACATGCCGGCCATGCCCTCGTGGAGATCGCCGGTGAAATCGACCTCTATACGGCGCCCCGCCTGCAGTCGGAGTTCACTCGACTGCTGCAGGACGGGCCCAGCCGTGTGGTCATAGACATGTCCGGGGTGGATTTCTGCGATTCCACCGGCATGAACGTGCTGCTCTCGGCGCTCAAGCGGGTCAGGGAGCGCGGCGGGCAGCTCGAGGTGGCCGCGCCGCGGCCCGCAGTCAGGAAGATCCTGCAGGTCACCGGCCTCGACTCGGTGTTCACCGTGCACGAGGAAGTGCCTGAGGAGCTGCTGATCTCCGAGGGCTCGTGACCGACACCGCGGTCATCGTCCCCGCCAAGGACGAGGCCGAACGCATCGGCGCGACCGTCGCGGCGGCACTCGAGCTGCCGGGCGTCGATCTCGTCGTGGTCGTCGACGACGGCTCGGCCGACCAGACAGGCAGGATCGCGCGCGCCGCCGGCGCCAGGGTGGTCCGCCACAGCCGCAACCGCGGCAAGGCAACCGCCATGGAGAGCGGCGCGGAGGCGGTGCGGCTGCTCGACGGTCCCGTGCCCAGACACCTGCTCTTCCTCGACGCCGATCTCGGTGAGACCGCCCGCGCCGCCTCCGCACTGGTGGAGCCGGTACGGGCGGGCGAGGCGGACATGACCATCGCGGTCTTCGCCACCAGGGTGAAGCTGGGCGGCCACGGCCTCGTGGTCCGACTCTCCCGCGACGGCATCAAGCGCGCCTGCGGCTTCTCCGCCACGCAGCCGCTCAACGGCCAGCGCTGCCTGACCAGGGAGGCCTTCGAGGCGGCCCAACCGCTGGCGCACGGCTTCGGCGTGGAGACCGGGTTGACCATCGACCTGGTGCGCAAGGGCTTCAGGGTGGTCGAGGTCGAGGTGGAGATGGCCCACCGGGCGACGGGCAACGACTGGCACGCGCAACTGCACCGCGCCAGGCAGCTTCGCGACGTGGCGCGGGCCCTGGCCGTGCGCGAACCGGTGATCCGCGACAACCTCGCCAAACTCCGGCCGTAACCGGCTCGGGTGCGGGCTGTCCTCGGGGTGTGCTGGAATCTCCGGGTGACATCGCAGACGGGGACCGAGGCGGGGCCGGGGCTGGTCGCGCGCGCCGCGCCCGTGCTCGTCGCCGGGTCCGTGCTGCTGACGATCATCATCGGGCTGCTGGGGCCCTCGGCCATGGTGCCGGGGCTCGGCGGGCCGGGCTGGCTGCCGCCGTACTCCCTGGACGCGCGGCCCGCGCCGCACCTCGTCGTCGCGCTGGGGGCGCTCGCCGTCGCCCTGGGCGGACTGGGACTCCTCTGCGGCCTGTGGCGCCCGCACAGTTCTCAGGGCGGAGCGCGCGCCCTGGTGCTGGGCGGCTGTGCGGCCGCCGCCGTGCTGGCCTTCCTGCCGCCCTCGGGGTCGGCCGACCACCTCAACTACGCGGCCTACGGTCGCATGGTCACACTCGGGATCGACCCCTACACCAGCGGCGCCGCCGACCTCCCCGGCGATCCCATCGCGGCGGCCGTGGAGCAGCCGTGGCGGGAGGAGCCCAGCGTCTACGGACCCGTGGCCACCGCGGTGCAGGCGCTGGCGAGCTGGGTCGGCGGCGACTCCGTCAGGCTGACGATCTTTGTGATGGCGCTGGTCAACGCGGCCGCGTTCATCGCCACGGGGCTGCTGCTCGACCGCCTCACCCGCGCCGACCCACGGCTGCGGCTGCGGGCCGCGCTGCTGTGGACGGCCAACCCGCTGCTGCTCTACCAGCTCGTCGCGGGGCTGCACGTCGACACGCTGGCGATCGCCTTCATGGTGGCCGCGCTGGCGGTGAGCGCCCGAGGTCCCGCCCTCGCGAGCGCCGCCGTCTCCCCAGGACGGCTCGCCGCCTCGGGAGCGCTGCTCGGTCTCGGCGTGGCGGTGAAGCTCAACGTGGGTCTGGTGGCGCTCGGACCGGCGTGGGAGCTGAGGCGGCGGCCCAAGCGGCTGGCCCTGGTCGCGGGCGTGGCGCTCGCGGTGGCCGCGCTCGGCTACCTCTGGGCCGGGGCGCACGCCTTCGACCAGGTGAGCAGGGCGGGCAAGGCGATCTCGCACGCCTCGTCCTGGAAGCTCGTCCAGGGGTGGTTGCAGGCGGTCGTCGGTGAGGGGAGCGCCTATCGGGGCGAGATCCAGGTGGGCGCGCTGGTCGTGCTGGCCCTGCTGGCCTGGGCGCTGCTCAGGCTCGCGCCGCCGCCGGCCGACGCGGCGAGGGTGGCGGCGGTCGCCGTCGTCGCCTACGTGTTCGCGACGCCGTACATCCTGCCGTGGTACGACGGGCTGGCGTTCGCGCTGGTCGCCCTGGTGGCGGCGTCGCGGGTCGACCTCTTCCTCACCGCGCACCTGACGCTGCTGTCGCTGGCCTACCTGCCTGCCAGGGTGGACGGCCAGCCCCCCGACCTCGAGTGGCTCAGGACGGTCGTCAGGCAGCAGGTGGTGCCGTGGTCGCTGCTGGCGCTGACGGCGGGTCTGGCGTGGTGGGCGTGGCGAGCTGGAGCGCGCGCACGCACGCGGCCAGAGTGAGCGGCACGGCCACCGTCAGCGCCATGGCGGGGATCGCGATGCCCGAGTCGTTGACCAGGAAGCCGACGAAGGCGCAGGTCAGCGCGCCGAACAGGCCCGCGCGCAGGGTCGGGGCCAGGCCGTAGGCGCGGCCGAGCGCCGAAGCCCCCCACCGCGAGGGCCGGTCCAGGACGAAGAACAGGAAGGCCAGCGCCACCAGGGACAGCAGGGTGAGCTGCCAGTTGCCGACGGTGATGCCGATCATCGAGCTGAACTTCCGCCACACCACGGTCAGGGCCTGCCCGTCGATGATCTGCTGGACGAAGGTGCCCAGGTGGGTGCGCTGGTCGGCGGCGCGCAGCCAGTCGGCGAAGGCGATGGCCCCGATCAGGACAGCGCCCGCCAGGCCGACCAGCAGCAGTTTGACCAGCGAGACCCTGCGGCCCGAGAGCAGGATGAGGAAGACGGCCAGGCCGATCACGAACGCGGGCACCCCGCCGAAGTCGGCGCCCCACCCGGGCCAGCCGTCCGCGAACACCGCGAACGCGCCGTAGGCCGCGCACAGCAGCACCACCACGATCCTGCGCAGGCGGCCGAGCAGCCACTGGGCGATCCCGGCCAGGGCGAGGACGGTGCCGGTGGCGTAGACGGCGAAGGCGATGTTGCTGAAGCCGTAGAAGCGGCCTCCGGTGACGGGTTCGTACCCCGTCACGGCGTTGACCTGGAGCCTGGAGCCGGTCATGACGTCCAGGAGGAGGGCCACCGAGGTGACGCCCGCGACCACGGTGAG
This window of the Nonomuraea africana genome carries:
- a CDS encoding purine-cytosine permease family protein, giving the protein MTHVIDPKRAEVPLTLDEAAPKTLGVLDQGAFWANLGVSLLGFSFALFLINPLLDDNPLSMTAAVTATVVGSLVGTAMVGLAAIPGAQTGQPAMVLLRGLFGARLSYVPTVLNIIQMLGWGAFELWVISMGAQAIFGDAVPYAVWVLLAGAITTGLTIYPLGAIRLIRRVVTIGVIISTVWFAVVFLREAPAQTGGTWDAFAPAVDFVIALSVSWVPVAADYARHSRSSRAAFTGVVGGYTIAQVACLAIGVYAVAIAGHDAVLNDPTTVFGPFVAAPLGALFFGILVLRETDQSFANVYSTAMSLQNLMPRVDRRLFSVAIGVLTIGVALLVDVNSYSAFLSIIGAVFVPMLGVLVVDYFLLGRGKTWNTSENAPSRWPMVAPWALGFVTWWLLAAPSTISWWAAIWDGARTALGFTRQPWMSAAVGAFLVAGLITLAIGLVRRSRR
- a CDS encoding glycosyltransferase family 2 protein, which translates into the protein MTDTAVIVPAKDEAERIGATVAAALELPGVDLVVVVDDGSADQTGRIARAAGARVVRHSRNRGKATAMESGAEAVRLLDGPVPRHLLFLDADLGETARAASALVEPVRAGEADMTIAVFATRVKLGGHGLVVRLSRDGIKRACGFSATQPLNGQRCLTREAFEAAQPLAHGFGVETGLTIDLVRKGFRVVEVEVEMAHRATGNDWHAQLHRARQLRDVARALAVREPVIRDNLAKLRP
- a CDS encoding PAS domain S-box protein, giving the protein MGDEEIAAAVLSSAPNAVVVLDRDQTVLVWNPAAERLFGWSTEEMVGRRAPIVPGELTAEHNAVLERVRTGGEVSLRTKRFHRDGTVLDVRVDTSALLQGTAVIGYVHVHHLPEDDLVARDRGAHRARLVRRLTDVVGDINAELELPAVLDRIAASLTELTGADAGGFVLIEDERLRLVSAYQLPETLRNATSDLRSSLVGKLMRTGKTVMLESSGLDDLVWAELPGLHTIALGLAAVGGRPYGALYALFAKRKPGHVELELLELLAGHAGIAVGNAMAYQEALRQRAHERAVFDASADGIAVLDEPGRVVQWNPAAGELTGIPVDEVIGGPPPFPLPEPGEKLTFQLANGRWLDVVSAKIEETGEIVVDFRDITTAKELEEAKDLFLATTSHELRTPITIVRGFASTLDSRWDKLTDPERRSAVHTIAERARSLGQLMDHLLLGARAGAEELAVRVETFNLSERVRAATLGLPVLSDRHRVEVVIPDGLPDVRGDALATDIVLGQLLENAFKYSPNGGLISVEAWAEQRHVIVVVDDEGVGIAADDRDRIFERFVQVDSGDRRRFGGVGLGLYIVRSLVRAQGGEVTAHPRPGGGTRMRLALTIADDTPGR
- a CDS encoding STAS domain-containing protein, producing the protein MELKVSTRSHAGHALVEIAGEIDLYTAPRLQSEFTRLLQDGPSRVVIDMSGVDFCDSTGMNVLLSALKRVRERGGQLEVAAPRPAVRKILQVTGLDSVFTVHEEVPEELLISEGS
- a CDS encoding ATP-binding protein, yielding MGVSSVVMLPYALSSVAVARQRLCTDLQEWGVYTTAIDDAVLVVSELLSNALRHARPLTSGMVRVAWLWSDDHVEVAVSDGGAATEPRAGRPTMSSLGGRGLGIVEYVAESWGVRHDGETTTVWAVLPAPHANGQHANGQVAALKEAG
- a CDS encoding DUF6412 domain-containing protein codes for the protein MFQLVLADPAGLVLIAGLVLILLAVWASGVLLAQRGGTPSFPMAYARKTAFLRQRDPDAAGRPRPRAPSSHSF
- a CDS encoding YidC/Oxa1 family membrane protein insertase produces the protein MIDSFVMFITGFGGNTALVIVLFTLAVRLLLLPLSIKQARAAKIRMRLAPRLQELQKRHSRNPERLSKEMSALYAKEGTSPFAGFGPALAQMPFLWLMYQVATHPLIGTDLLGRHLAAVVAQYGLISWPVLAFAGVIVAIALIAWYTSRRMEAGQLKILKLLPYGTVIAAAVLPLAAGIYLLVSTAWTAGERRVLYPASLSAAT
- a CDS encoding response regulator transcription factor — its product is MSTRILVVDDDPTVAEVVARYLERDGHQVDCVGDGAEALRRALADPPDLMVLDLMLPKVDGLQVCKKLRERWPVPVIMLTALGEEIDRVVGLETGADDYVTKPFSPRELALRVQSVLRRARGASVTGGSGVLRDADLVVDVGAHEVRLGDKEILLTAREFDLLAYLMRNPRQAFSRAALLDQVWGWSFGDSSTVTVHVRRLREKVEPDPTVPRRIVTVWGVGYRYEPLS
- a CDS encoding methylated-DNA--[protein]-cysteine S-methyltransferase; the encoded protein is MSAGDLEALLRVTSATYRAGRSPDVAVGTYEGALGRLVLAVTGKGVVACSFEDEHTIVERLTRVVGGLVGPDARRLDPVRRELDAYFSRRLRAFTTPVDLQLATPFARTLLQMTMAVPYGTSTTTADLGARIGRPQALRAVGNALNANPVCVIVPCHRVRDRESYPGGATALERLLRIEG
- a CDS encoding sensor histidine kinase — translated: MTLLEIVTVTAGLGVVVAAAGLALMWRLRTRSIGVMLAVVVAVAVLATVAGVAAITMRMVIDGAARDLVLSVVAVGGLVGLGVAFVLARQIVAASRRLAAAVREPSFVAPQGLPAELRAIASTLEESYARERALEGARRELVAWVSHDLRTPLAGMRAMAEALEDGVGDARRYPTQIRLEVERLSAMVDDLFELSRIHAGSLRLNKSMIGLGDLVADTVAGVEALAVEKGVRLCATPAVVAVSADAGALGRALRNLVVNGIRHTPTGGTVAVNVSVEGGLACLTVTDACGGIPEEDLPRVFDVAFIGEKARTPTRDGGAGLGLAITQGLVAAHDGSVSAVNEGPGCRFEIRLPVAS
- the mptB gene encoding polyprenol phosphomannose-dependent alpha 1,6 mannosyltransferase MptB encodes the protein MTSQTGTEAGPGLVARAAPVLVAGSVLLTIIIGLLGPSAMVPGLGGPGWLPPYSLDARPAPHLVVALGALAVALGGLGLLCGLWRPHSSQGGARALVLGGCAAAAVLAFLPPSGSADHLNYAAYGRMVTLGIDPYTSGAADLPGDPIAAAVEQPWREEPSVYGPVATAVQALASWVGGDSVRLTIFVMALVNAAAFIATGLLLDRLTRADPRLRLRAALLWTANPLLLYQLVAGLHVDTLAIAFMVAALAVSARGPALASAAVSPGRLAASGALLGLGVAVKLNVGLVALGPAWELRRRPKRLALVAGVALAVAALGYLWAGAHAFDQVSRAGKAISHASSWKLVQGWLQAVVGEGSAYRGEIQVGALVVLALLAWALLRLAPPPADAARVAAVAVVAYVFATPYILPWYDGLAFALVALVAASRVDLFLTAHLTLLSLAYLPARVDGQPPDLEWLRTVVRQQVVPWSLLALTAGLAWWAWRAGARARTRPE